In Candidatus Omnitrophota bacterium, the genomic stretch GCGAATAATCCTCCGTTAATGTTTATACCAGTCAGTAAAACGATCAAACAAGCGCTTAAAATCAGTATTTTTAGGCTCATAATAGTTTTTTCCTTTTTTGCCATTGTATCTTAAACGAAACGTGTGTGCAAGATAAAACTATTTGAAAAAGCCCTGTCGATATGCTATCATCTTACCTGCAATAGTCGTTCTTTAAAATTTTTCACTCCCCTGTAGCTCAGCTGGCCTCCGGCCCTACGGGCCGCCTCCGGCTCTACAGAGCCGTAGGCTCGGAGAGTAGGCCCGGAGGGTAGAGCATGTGAAAGGTTTTCTATTAGAATGTATTATGTATATGTTTTAAAAAGTGAAAAAGACGGCAAGTTATATACGGGGCATACTGATAACATAGAGAGAAGGCTATCTGAGCATAACAGTGGTAGGGTAAGATCAACAGCAGCAAGAAAACCATTTATTGTGCTGCATTTTGAAACATTTCCCACGAAATCTGAGGCGCGCTGGCAAGAA encodes the following:
- a CDS encoding GIY-YIG nuclease family protein; protein product: MYYVYVLKSEKDGKLYTGHTDNIERRLSEHNSGRVRSTAARKPFIVLHFETFPTKSEARWQERCLKTAWGKKKLKSSFI